AATTGCCCGGTTCTTTTTATTCTTCTTTTATCCGTCCATAGGTTTTAATTTTAAATGATTTAATGTTTATTTTAACGCAATTGTAATGGAGTCGTTGCTAAAAATTGTCCGGAATTCTCCATGAAAATTAATAATCCGCATAACCTCTTCTATGCTCTGATTCGATAAGAATTTACCGGTATACTTCTCCGCACGGCTTTCTTTATCAGTAACAATAATGGTTACACCGTACATTTTACTCAACCGATCAGTTATTTGTTGCAAAGGAACATCCTGAAACGAATATATCCCGTTGGTCCAAGATATTACCTCATGGGTATCGGTCTGGTTCAAGGTTATTTGTCCGGTATATGCATCAAAGCGAAGTTGTTGCTCAGGACTCATTACAATACGATCCCTTAAATTTTTCTCTTCGTCAAAAGTTTCCAGTTGCACTTTTCCACTGATCAGGGTAGTGACGGAATATGCATCTGTTGAATAATCCATAACATTAAATCTCGTTCCCAGCACATTGATTTGTTGTTTATTGCTGTGAACAATAAATAATTTGTTTTCCTGCTTTATTACGTTGAACAATGCTTCACCATCGAGGTATACTTTACGTTCT
This portion of the Petrimonas sulfuriphila genome encodes:
- a CDS encoding DUF4974 domain-containing protein — translated: MDFNIEEIIIRVLQNTVSEEEMHFFSEWIHLTDKNKKLFFELKNIYDYRKGDLSIDGVELETGWNRLWAKLQKSKSKDEIVVTKKKSILFNRWKIATTAAVAGFLIWGVTLFYIRQETSVTWVEVHNPACSLPKTIHLPDGSWVQLNASSYLRYPKKFKNEERKVYLDGEALFNVIKQENKLFIVHSNKQQINVLGTRFNVMDYSTDAYSVTTLISGKVQLETFDEEKNLRDRIVMSPEQQLRFDAYTGQITLNQTDTHEVISWTNGIYSFQDVPLQQITDRLSKMYGVTIIVTDKESRAEKYTGKFLSNQSIEEVMRIINFHGEFRTIFSNDSITIALK